A window from Sphingomonas aliaeris encodes these proteins:
- the traL gene encoding type IV conjugative transfer system protein TraL codes for MLAYGPIFHPSHLDDPELIGFWTLDEFLAMAVPFIWGILTQHVVIGLMAAGFGWWGFRKLKAGKASSWVLHMAYWHLPSSFTGLKATPPSHLRVMVG; via the coding sequence GTGCTCGCTTATGGACCGATATTCCATCCCTCGCATCTCGACGATCCGGAGCTCATCGGGTTCTGGACGCTGGACGAGTTCCTCGCGATGGCGGTTCCCTTCATCTGGGGGATCCTCACACAGCACGTCGTGATCGGGTTGATGGCTGCGGGATTCGGCTGGTGGGGTTTTCGCAAACTCAAAGCTGGTAAGGCTTCATCGTGGGTTCTCCACATGGCCTATTGGCACCTGCCATCGAGTTTCACGGGTCTTAAGGCGACGCCGCCCTCTCACCTTCGCGTGATGGTGGGCTGA